The genomic DNA TGTCTGAAAGTAATCATAAACCTAAAACTTTCATCAATCAATATTATTTTTGTAGTTAAACATGAAAGTTTAGGTAATTATATGTTTGATTAATTAGAACTTGTACATTGTCTTTTTCAACAGGCGGATAAAGCTTCGTTACTAGCAGAGGTAGTGCGACGGGTAACCGAGCTAAAGAAGGTGGCTGCCGAATTGGAATCGACGGGTATGGATGAAAGTGAAGGATACTACATGATACCAAGTGAAAATGATGAACTTGAGTTGACATACGTTGGAGAAGATTCTAGTACAAAGAAGATTATGATAAAAGCACGTATATGCTGCGAAGATAGGCCAGAGCTGATCGTGGAGTTAACGAGAGCGTTGGGATCAATGCATGTTAAATTAGTGCGTACCGAGATAGGCACATTGGGTGGGAGAATAAAATGTGTGTTATGGGTTCAAGTCTCGTCGGTAACAAAAGACCAAGGGTTGCAAGAACTACGAAGGGCGTTAAAGGTGGTTACGGATCGTGCATCGCTCATGGATCTGCCTAGAAACAAAAGACCCCGTGGTTCGGATACATGTGTCTGAAATTTTGGTGTTTCAGAGGTATTTAAAATGTCAAGGgtatcaagtattcttgtatttgtGGCCCTTTAAAAGGGTATATTTGTGCATTAGTTATTGATTCTTTGTATTTTGAGTTAATCTTAACTCGATAGTTGATAATGGCAATAAAGTAATGATAAGCAGGTTTGATGGGGTGGTACTTTGGTAGGCAAAAGAATGAACAAGCTCTGTGTTCGATCAGTAATCAAAAGGGTACTTGGCAAATTTAGTTATCTTTGAAATTTACTATTGTATATTTTTAAAAAGGTTTCTTATTTATGGTCAACTTTTGTTATAACTTTAATAATAATTGTGTGGGTGTGTGTCCCTATATATATTTTGCCATGCTATTGAGTTTACATATATTGATGAtaagtttaatacataaaataATTTATATACAAATATTTAGAACATTTCAAATATAAAGTTAAGTAATTTAAATCCATTTCAATTTTAACTTTTAATATGGAGCATGCAAGTATGTAATATGAAGATTCTTTAAGCTTCAAGCCAAGCTCAAGCAGAAGTAGTTGAGTCGTTGAGCGCAGGGGCGGACACAAGTATAGttcaaggtgggcgggcgcacctagaggtgtacaaaaaaactggttttagaatcgaaaccggaaaaaaaaaaccgaaactgttttttttttaaccggttttttttataaccggtttttttttaaccggtttttttttaaccgtcggtttttataccggttactatttttgatttcaaaaaccggttattaaccgaaccggttattaaaaaaccggttaaaaccggaaaaaaccggtttttttgggaaaaaccggtcccaaccggttataccggttattgttttggacctcaaaaaccggttagtaaccggaaccggttattaaaaaaaccggtttttattttgggtgaaaaaaccggtttttttttaaccggttttttaaaaaccaattaaccgatttgtacacctctaggcGCACCCCGGggaaaaaaatttagtgctaagttccgtcgaaaatctcgtccgcaccccttggaatttttcgtccgcaccccttggaatttttcgaccgcacccttgaaattttttgtccgcaccccttaggtaaaaagtgttatcaatttataatttttttagtaaactcttatttaaaaaaaaaatactacctaaattatataacttttaatacctaactaactaaacccaaatacccataccttTACCCCTTATAATtttcctaactagctagcccaccaagtcttagcccattaaccaaacccaacaatatttcaaactataataaaataattaaagcccaaaacctttagaaattctctcccgctctctctctctctctcttgcgtccctgcactgccaacgaacaacatcacccagcgacaacagtctAGCCGCCAGCGACCACCGTAATCAACCACCATACCACCATCGTTTGACGctaaatctaaccggaatccgaacacggataagtttctttgttattttgatgattttggttgatattataggagaaaaaaaggtaataaagttgttaaataggtttgaaattttgtgtgttttgacgttgtttatggttgtttagatgatttttagggtgattatgttgtttatatatttttagggtgattacaacttacgttatgatttatagggcttgaatagttgaaaattaaaattaaaattgaaacattatattATGGAGCGATAAACTTatattatatagagaaagaattgcttaagaaattagctttagatgatgttttggatagatttcaaaaaatgaaaacccgttgggcgtcgacgttttaattatgtttgtaacaaggtttgacatgtttttgatgattatataaatttagtttgatgttcgtttgttttacatgacccgacccgacccgatacgaaccgatttttttacttatatacctaggggcctaaaatttttaaaaatgttccgtaCCCTCatgaaaaaattcctgggtccgccactggttgAGCGTTCATTAGTTGGCTCGACTTTTTTACTAACTCTATTTATTACACATTTTTAGGACGGCCAAATTTTCATAGGAGATACTCCTCAAAAACCTTTTTTTAATAAATGTGATCGATATGTTATCACATACGGATTAGCTATAATTAGAGAATAAAGATTTCggataacatttttttttttgtatgcaCAGTGTGTTTGTGGTATAAATAAAGCGAAACATAAGTGTTTGGTTAGTGGTTTGATATTGTTGGGTTACGTCGCTAAAAAAATCATTTATCATTGCTGTGTATTCTTTATCTTTCTGCAAACACCAAGTAATTGGTGCAGCACCATAGTAAACCACATTTCCCGTTGTACTCGGACCACCATTAGCATCAATATTATAACTATATCACAATAGCCACATAACATACCTTCTGCTTTTCTCGGATAAGTAATCGCATAGCTCGCGGTTCCCTTCAAATATCGGAGCATTTTTTTAATAGCTACCGCATGACTATGTCTTGGAATTTGCATGTACCGACTTACAATGCCAACTGAATAAGCGAGATCCGGACGCATCTGAAGTAGATAACGCAAACACCCAACTAATTTTCGATAATTGGTTGCTTCAGCTTCGTCTTTGGCTTTTGATAACTTTAATTTGGGTCCACTAGAACAAGAACCGAATTACACTCATGCATTCCCGCTTCTTTTAAAATTTTCCAGGTATATGCTTCCTGTTTGATTTTAATTCCATTTGCGCCTTGTAAAACTTCGATACCCAAATAATATGTTAATTTTCTAAGACAAGACATGTCAAACTGTTTCGCCATTTCTTTCTTGAACTCATTAATAATAGACAAACTTGAACCTGTAACGAATAAGTCATCAACATACATGGCTAAGATTAGTAAAGAATTACCCACAATCTTTCGATACACGGCTTGTTCATTAGTATACTAATGGAATTTTAAAGTCTTCAAAATGAAATCTAATTTCATATTCCAAGCCCTCGGTGCTTGCCTTAACCCTTACAATGCTTTGAAAAGCTTATAAACTTTGTGACTTTCTTTCAGTTTAACGAATCTTACGGTTGAAGTACATAAACGTCTTCCTCGAACTTACCGTttaaaaatgtcattttcgtaTCTAAATGTTCTATTTCCCAACTCCACGGCTGCAGGGGGTTATTGCACGGACCTCCCGGCCgctggagtgatcccactccacaaGCTAACAACGTCCCAATGCTGCCTGGCGGTGAATACCCCATCCCGAGCTAAGTCCGTTTCCCTCTGGGAAGAAGGTGGCAGAATACCCCCTGCCTGCACATACCgttttgctacaagtctcgctttgTATCTAACAATTGTCCCATCTGCATTCTTTCCAATTTTGAAAACCCACTTTAAACCGATTGGTATAACGCCTTTCGGTAAATCCACAAGTTCCCATGTACGGTTTCATTCGATCGGATTAATTTCTTCTCGCATTGCCTTAACCCATTCGCCCTTTAATTTTGCTTCGCCAAAATTAGCCGGTTCATCATCAATTAAAAATCAATTTACACATATTTAATCCATAGTCAATATATTTAATAGGTAAAATAGACCGGCGAGTGGAATGCCTAACCTGAAATTCATCTACTAGGTTGCTCTGGGCAGTTTTTGAGCTGCTGTGAGCTGATTATGGGAATCTGAGCTGATCTGACGTCATTGGGCTTGGGTTTATCGACCCAAATCTAGTATCAATCACACCACCCTAGTAAACCGTAAAATACCCCGGTTCGGTTTCACTTCTGGTGTGGTTTTCAGAACTTTTATTCCAGTTCCGCCCCTTTGTTTCATCAAATTCCACGTCTCCATTTATCACAATTTGTCGAGTTCTCAGATCATATTTACGGTAACCTTTGGACATGGGTTCACTTCCAAGATGCACCAAAATTGCGAACCGATCATCGAGTTTTTGAACACCCATCTCGACTTTTGCAAAAGCAATACAACCAAAAACTTTAACATGTTCTAAATCAAGTTGTTTACCTTTGTATTTTTCATATGGAGTAGCTCCCACCAATGCACGCGTAGAAGACCAGTTGATTAAATATGTCGCATGTCTGACCACTTCACCCCATATATAGTTTGGAACCTTCATTGCTTTCATGATACTCCTAACCATCTCCATAAGTGTTCGGTTTCGATGCTCGACCACGTCATTTTGTTATGGTGTATAAGGGGTTGTCAAGTATCTCGTAACACCCTCTTCATCATAAAAATGATTAAACACACGGGAAGTAAAATCTCCACCTCTATCGGTTCGTAAAGTTTTAAGCAAATTTCCAGTCTCTTTTTTCACCATTgacttaaaatattttattgtttCGAATGCTCCACTTTTCTCCTTCAACAAGTAAGACCACTTATATCATGAGAAATTCTTAATAAAAAATATAACGATTACCTTTCATAGTCGATGGGGAAATTGGTCCACACAAATCACCATGGGCTAATTCAAGCTTTCGAGATGCTTGAAAAGATGCCTTCTTTTGGAACGGTTTTCGCGTTTGTTTTCCAACCATACACGCTTCGCACACCTTATTCTCGTGATGAATCTTTGGAACTCCTAAAACTAACCTGTTCATTTGCTCAAAGGTCTTGAAACTAGCATGCTCGAGCCTCGCATGCCATAACCACTAATCTTCGTTGATTTTCGCCATGAGACAAACCGGAGTGCCCACTTTCAATTTCACCTTGTACAAACGGTTTTTCGAACTAGCCACCCGCATCAATATTTTTCCACCACTATCAAACATTGTTAGAAAATCATCTTTCATCCAAATTTCACATCCAAATTCAGTTGCTTGACCCAAACTCACCACGTTACTCTACAAATCTGGGATATAATAAATATCGGTTAAAACCCTCTGCTCACTGGTTTTACCTTCAAATAAAATCGATCCTTTTCCTTTAATTGTCACACGCGAACCGTGACCAAACTTCACGCGTTTTTAATAGTAAAAGCATTTGAATTGTGGATTTAATTAAAACGCGTTTTTAATTAGTTAAGTCGTTTAAGTTCACTTGCCTTCGGTATATTGatcgattttttttattttattttttggaaGCCAAACAGTTATTGTCTAGATATCACAAAATCGCAATTTGCAAGGGTATCAAAAGTCCTTTCTCCACATGTAAATTGAGGAATATGTGCAAACATGTCTTCATATCAGTTTCTGACTTTCTGTAGTCTTTCATCTCATGCGCGTGTATCCAAGGGAAAACAACATAATGACCGTACCATATAACACATGATCTTCATCCATTGTTATGCAATTAATCTAACTCAAATATTATCATGCTTCATATATTTAACCTCAAAGGTGTCTCTAAATATTGTGATGGTTCAACTCGATTATCATTATTCTCTTCTTAGTACAAACATTATTTTTCTTGTTTTCAATTGCATCAATGATTTCTGTTACGATATCGATCTAGTTTGAAAACGAAAAACAGTTATATAGCTCGGAGAGGAAAGATTGGGCAGAGCGCTCATTGGGGATGTGGCCGGTCTCAGCCTTCCAAAATTACAGACTCAAGTTCGTAAAAGATGACAACTTTACTAAGACCACCTGCAGTGGGCAATATTTCTGGCGTGATCCCCCCAAACACGCTCAAAAATGCCGCCGCCCCACCCCCGCCGGCGTGATCCAGCGGAAATCCCCCTTCTAGCATGATTTAAAACACGATCAAATGGTATTTGGGTGACCAATCAGATGTATCCTACTTTTTCTTGACCAATCCCCCTT from Helianthus annuus cultivar XRQ/B chromosome 7, HanXRQr2.0-SUNRISE, whole genome shotgun sequence includes the following:
- the LOC110912961 gene encoding transcription factor bHLH30; amino-acid sequence: MMQYLPSHGYEFTNCSSIIRNLVYDHGGGDLSANSEAKVAAEAEAKAAAACNRHSEAERRRRKRINGHLATLRGLLPNTVKADKASLLAEVVRRVTELKKVAAELESTGMDESEGYYMIPSENDELELTYVGEDSSTKKIMIKARICCEDRPELIVELTRALGSMHVKLVRTEIGTLGGRIKCVLWVQVSSVTKDQGLQELRRALKVVTDRASLMDLPRNKRPRGSDTCV